The DNA segment TTATCACAGGCTTGGCGGCAAGTGGCAATGCTCGGGCTTCTGATGCCCGGCGGGTGCACGGTTATAGCAGGCCCGCGGACACCCCGCCCAGCTTGTGGATAACCCCTTGAAAAGCTACAATCCCAGGCCCTGATCCGTTCCTCCTATCCACAAAAAGATCCCGCCTTCATGACCGAGGAACCCTCCCGCAGCCCCGACTTCGACACCGACGCCGATCCCGGCCAGGGGCTGTGGCAAGCCTGTGTCGAGCAGCTCGCGCAGGACCTGCCCGAACAGCAGTTCAACACCTGGATCAAGCCGCTCGTCGCCCAGGTCGCCCCCGACTTCTCCAAGGTCACCCTGCTGGTGGCCAACCGCTTCAAGCTCGACTGGATCCGCGCCCAGTACGCGGGCCGCATCACCGCGCTGCTCGAGGGCCTGTACGGCCAGCCGGTCACGCTGGAGTTAGCGCTCGCTCAGCGGGAAAGCGTTACCCGTACGGTGGTTCGCCCCGTGGTGCAGCAGCCCACGGCACCCGCCGAGACGCCCATCGGCTCCACCCCGGCGGACGAACCCGCGGCCGCGCCGTTCCGCTCGCGCCTCAACCCCGCACTCACCTTCGAGACCCTGGTGGAGGGCACGGCCAACCGCATGGCGCGGTCCGCCGCCATGCACGTCGCGGGCTCGCCCGGGCACCTGTACAACCCGCTCTTCATCTACGGCGGCGTGGGCCTGGGCAAGACCCACCTGGTGCATGCCGTGGGCAACCGCCTGCTGCAGGACAAGCCCGACGCCAAAGTTCTCTACATCCATGCCGAACAGTTCGTCTCGGATGTGGTTAAGGCCTACCAGCGCCGCACCTTCGACGAGTTCAAGGCCCACTACCACTCGCTCGACCTGCTGCTGATCGACGACGTGCAGTTCTTCGCCAACAAGGACCGCACGCAGGAGGAGTTCTTCAACGCCTTCGAGGCGCTGCTGGCCAAGAAGAGCCACATCGTGATGACCTCGGACACCTATCCGAAGGGCCTTGCGAACATCCACGAGCGGCTTGTCTCGCGCTTCGACTCCGGCCTCACCGTCACGATCGAGCCGCCCGAGCTCGAGATGCGCGTGGCCATCCTGATCAACAAGGCCCGGGCCGAGAGCGCCGAGATGCCCGAGGAAGTCGCCTTCTTCGTCGCCAAGAACGTGCGCTCCAACGTGCGCGAACTCGAAGGCGCGCTGCGCAAGATCCTGGCCTATTCGCGCTTCAACCAGAAGGAAGTCTCCATCCAGCTCGCCCGCGAGGCGCTGCGCGATCTGCTGTCCATCCAGAACCGGCAGATCAGCGTGGAGAACATCCAGAAGACCGTCGCCGACTACTACAAGATCAAGGTGGCGGACATGTACAGCAAGAAGCGCCCGGCCTCCATCGCCCGGCCGCGCCAGATCGCCATGTACCTCGCCAAGGAACTCACGCAGAAGAGCCTGCCGGAGATCGGCGAGCTTTTCGGGGGGCGCGACCACACGACGGTGCTGCACGCGGTGCGCAAGATCGCAGGCGAACGGCAGCAACTGACCGAGCTGAACCAGCAGCTGCACGTGCTGGAGCAGACGCTCAAGGGCTGAAAGCGGCCCGCAAGACCACGGTGAAGCCCGCCCGCGCCCAGGAAATGCCCCGGTTCCCGGGCAAAATGCCAGGTTGGCCGAGGGGTGCCGGCAAAGGCATCGCCCACGCGGCCGCCGGGCGGCCCGGCACCGTCGCACAAATCACTAGGGGTTGAAGACATGATCGTCCTGAAGGCAACACAAGACAAGGTTCTCGCGGTACTGCAATCGGTCGCGGGCATCGTCGAGCGCCGGCACACGCTGCCCATCCTGGCCAACGTGCTGATCCGCAAGACCGGCAATGCCCTGCAGCTCACCACCAGCGACCTGGAAATCCAGATCCGCACCACCGCCGAGCTCGGCGGCGACACGGGCGACTTCACCACCACGGTGGGCGCGCGCAAGCTGATCGACATCCTGAAGACCATGCCCGCCGACCAGACGGTGAGCCTGGAGTCGCAGCAGTCCAAGCTGGTGCTCAAGGGCGGCAAGAGCCGCTTCACCCTGCAGTCGCTGCCGGCGGAAGACTTCCCCCTGGTGCAGGAATCCGCCGCCTTCGGCCCCGTCTTCAGCGTGCCGCAGAAGGTGCTGAAGGACCTGCTCGGCCAGGTGTCGTTCGCCATGGCGGTGCAGGACATCCGCTACTACCTCAACGGCATCCTGTTCGTGGCAGAGGGCAACACGCTGAGCCTGGTCGCCACCGACGGCCACCGCCTGGCCTTCGCGAGCGCCACGCTGGACGTGGAAGTGCCCAAGCAGGAAGTCATCCTGCCGCGCAAGACCGTGCTGGAGCTGCAGCGCCTGCTGTCGGACGCCGGCGGCGAGAACCAGCCCCACATCGAGATGCAGTTCGCCAACAACCAGGCGAAGTTCACCTTCGGCGGCATGGAGTTCGTCACGAAGCTGGTCGAAGGCAAGTTCCCCGACTACAACCGCGTCATCCCCAAGAACCACAAGAACAGCGTCACCCTGGGCCGCGCGCCCCTGCTGGCCAGCCTGCAGCGCACGGCCATCATGACCAGCGACAAGTTCAAGGGCGTGCGCCTGAACATCGAACCCGGCACCCTGCGCGTGGCGTCCAACAACGCCGAGCAGGAAGAGGCCGTGGACGAGCTCGACATCGACTACGGCGGCGACACCATCGAGATCGGCTTCAACGTCACCTACCTCATCGACGCGCTCGCGAACATGGGCCAGGACATGGTGAAGGTGGACCTCTCCGACGGCAACAGCTCCGCGCTGATGACCATCCCCGACAACGACAACTTCAAGTACGTCGTGATGCCCATGCGCATCTGACGTACCGGTCCCCTGACTTTCTTTCGACCCCACCGGAAGCCGCACGCGGCTTCCCCGGACCCCAAGGCCTTCCATGACCGCTGAGAACACCCTGCCCGAGCCCACCCTTCCCACGGGCGACAGCCAAGCGCAGTCCGTCGCAGCCCCCGCTTCCGTGCCCGCCCAGGCCGCCGCGCCCAGCGACGGCTACGGCGAAGGCGCGATCCAGATCCTGGAAGGCCTGGAGGCCGTGCGCAAGCGCCCCGGCATGTACATCGGCGACACGTCGGACGGCACGGGCCTGCACCACCTCGTCTTCGAAGTGGTGGACAACTCCATCGACGAAGCGCTGGCTGGCCACTGCGACGACATTGTCGTCACCATCCACTCCGACAACTCCATCAGCGTGGTGGACAACGGCCGCGGCATTCCCACCGGCGTGAAGATGGACGACAAGCACGAGCCCAAGCGCTCGGCCGCCGAGATCGCCCTCACCGAACTGCACGCGGGCGGCAAATTCAACCAGAACAGCTACAAGGTCTCGGGTGGCCTGCACGGCGTGGGCGTCTCGTGCGTGAACGCGCTCAGCAAGATGCTGCGCCTCACCGTCCGCCGCGACGGCAAGGTGCACCTGCTGGAGTTCAGCCAGGGCTTCGTGCAGAACCGCATCCTCGAGACGGTGAACGGCGTCGAGGTCTCGCCCATGCGCGTGACCGGCGAGACCGACAAGCGCGGCACCGAAGTGCACTTCCTGCCCGACACCGAGATCTTCAAGGAGAACAACGACTTCCACTACGAGATCCTCGCCAAGCGCCTGCGCGAGCTCTCGTTCCTGAACAACGGCGTGCGCATCCGCCTGAAGGACGAGCGCACCGGCAAGGAAGACGACTTCTCCGGCGCTGGCGGCGTGATGGGCTTCGTGCAGTTCATCAACGCCAGCAAGAAGGTGTTGCACCCCAACGCCTTCCACGCCACGGGCAGCCGCCCCGCGGAGACCTACGGCGGCATCCCCGGCACCGAGATCGGCGTGGAAGTGGCCATGCAGTGGAACGACGGCTTCAACGAATCCGTGCTCTGCTTCACCAACAACATCCCGCAGCGCGACGGCGGCACCCACCTGACCGGCCTGCGCGCCGCCATGACGCGCGTCATCGGCAAGTACATCGAGCAGAACGAGATGGCCAAGAAGGCCAAGGTCGAGGTGAGCGGCGACGACATGCGCGAAGGCCTGTGCTGCGTGCTCTCCGTGAAGGTGCCCGAGCCCAAATTCAGCAGCCAGACCAAGGACAAGCTCGTCTCCAGCGAGGTGCGCGCGCCCGTGGAAGACATCGTCGCGAAGGCCCTCACCGACTACCTGGAAGAGCGCCCCAACGACGCCAAGATCCTCTGCGGCAAGATCGTGGAAGCCGCCCGCGCCCGCGAGGCCGCGCGCAAGGCCCGCGAAATGACGCGCCGCAAGGGCGTGCTCGACGGCATGGGCCTGCCCGGCAAGCTCGCCGACTGCCAGGAGAAAGACCCGGCGATGAGCGAGATCTACATCGTCGAGGGCGACTCCGCCGGCGGCTCCGCCAAGCAGGGCCGTGACCGGAAGTT comes from the Paracidovorax avenae ATCC 19860 genome and includes:
- the dnaA gene encoding chromosomal replication initiator protein DnaA; amino-acid sequence: MTEEPSRSPDFDTDADPGQGLWQACVEQLAQDLPEQQFNTWIKPLVAQVAPDFSKVTLLVANRFKLDWIRAQYAGRITALLEGLYGQPVTLELALAQRESVTRTVVRPVVQQPTAPAETPIGSTPADEPAAAPFRSRLNPALTFETLVEGTANRMARSAAMHVAGSPGHLYNPLFIYGGVGLGKTHLVHAVGNRLLQDKPDAKVLYIHAEQFVSDVVKAYQRRTFDEFKAHYHSLDLLLIDDVQFFANKDRTQEEFFNAFEALLAKKSHIVMTSDTYPKGLANIHERLVSRFDSGLTVTIEPPELEMRVAILINKARAESAEMPEEVAFFVAKNVRSNVRELEGALRKILAYSRFNQKEVSIQLAREALRDLLSIQNRQISVENIQKTVADYYKIKVADMYSKKRPASIARPRQIAMYLAKELTQKSLPEIGELFGGRDHTTVLHAVRKIAGERQQLTELNQQLHVLEQTLKG
- the dnaN gene encoding DNA polymerase III subunit beta; amino-acid sequence: MIVLKATQDKVLAVLQSVAGIVERRHTLPILANVLIRKTGNALQLTTSDLEIQIRTTAELGGDTGDFTTTVGARKLIDILKTMPADQTVSLESQQSKLVLKGGKSRFTLQSLPAEDFPLVQESAAFGPVFSVPQKVLKDLLGQVSFAMAVQDIRYYLNGILFVAEGNTLSLVATDGHRLAFASATLDVEVPKQEVILPRKTVLELQRLLSDAGGENQPHIEMQFANNQAKFTFGGMEFVTKLVEGKFPDYNRVIPKNHKNSVTLGRAPLLASLQRTAIMTSDKFKGVRLNIEPGTLRVASNNAEQEEAVDELDIDYGGDTIEIGFNVTYLIDALANMGQDMVKVDLSDGNSSALMTIPDNDNFKYVVMPMRI
- the gyrB gene encoding DNA topoisomerase (ATP-hydrolyzing) subunit B, whose amino-acid sequence is MTAENTLPEPTLPTGDSQAQSVAAPASVPAQAAAPSDGYGEGAIQILEGLEAVRKRPGMYIGDTSDGTGLHHLVFEVVDNSIDEALAGHCDDIVVTIHSDNSISVVDNGRGIPTGVKMDDKHEPKRSAAEIALTELHAGGKFNQNSYKVSGGLHGVGVSCVNALSKMLRLTVRRDGKVHLLEFSQGFVQNRILETVNGVEVSPMRVTGETDKRGTEVHFLPDTEIFKENNDFHYEILAKRLRELSFLNNGVRIRLKDERTGKEDDFSGAGGVMGFVQFINASKKVLHPNAFHATGSRPAETYGGIPGTEIGVEVAMQWNDGFNESVLCFTNNIPQRDGGTHLTGLRAAMTRVIGKYIEQNEMAKKAKVEVSGDDMREGLCCVLSVKVPEPKFSSQTKDKLVSSEVRAPVEDIVAKALTDYLEERPNDAKILCGKIVEAARAREAARKAREMTRRKGVLDGMGLPGKLADCQEKDPAMSEIYIVEGDSAGGSAKQGRDRKFQAILPLRGKILNVEKARYEKLLTSNEILTLITALGTGIGKASADGTGKSGADDFNVDKLRYHRIIIMTDADVDGAHIRTLLLTFFYRQMPELVERGHIYIAQPPLYKVKNGKEELYLKDGPALDTFLLRVALRDASVTTGGEQARTLDGETLGTLAQKHQVAEAVIERLSAFMDREALRAIADGVALNLDTVEDAEASAVALQAKLRELTTTGVPAEVAGEFDARTDKPVLRISRRHHGNIKSSVITQDFVHGADYAALAEAAHTFRGLLGEGAKVLRGEGERQREEKVGDFRQAMAWLIKEAERTTSRQRYKGLGEMNPEQLWETTMDPEVRRLLRVQIEDAIEADRVFTMLMGDEVEPRRDFIETNALRAGNIDV